One genomic segment of Chitinivibrionales bacterium includes these proteins:
- a CDS encoding methyltransferase domain-containing protein, with amino-acid sequence MRRKVIMISKSQRSPNRILDLNELESPSFKQRLDEFEEILRRNPSLYLHPGKRWEYPWALERAGLEPDMKVLDVGCGMSVFPLYLHSIGCRVAALDWSFGKDMSQYIQRTLHYFRGDMGRLPFHKGSFDTVFCLSVIEHLSPSSIGRAMNELNRVLRPEGRLLLTTDYYKDADEQLYYGGAGGPFPVDWYFFDESSFRRHILGAEGWEIEGDLDLSVNWPDTAEKMKAYHGYPYTSVGICLRKIPPG; translated from the coding sequence ATGAGAAGAAAGGTCATTATGATTTCAAAAAGTCAACGCTCTCCCAACCGAATACTGGATCTGAACGAATTGGAAAGTCCGTCTTTTAAACAACGCCTCGATGAATTTGAAGAAATCCTGCGGCGCAATCCATCCTTATACCTCCATCCGGGCAAACGATGGGAATATCCCTGGGCATTGGAACGAGCAGGATTGGAACCGGATATGAAGGTGTTGGATGTCGGGTGCGGAATGTCGGTTTTTCCTTTGTATCTCCACTCGATCGGCTGCCGGGTCGCCGCGCTTGATTGGTCTTTCGGTAAAGATATGAGTCAATATATACAAAGAACCCTGCACTATTTTCGCGGCGATATGGGCAGGCTTCCTTTCCACAAGGGTTCTTTTGATACGGTTTTCTGCCTTTCGGTAATTGAACACCTCTCACCGTCTTCGATAGGCCGGGCAATGAATGAATTGAACAGGGTACTCAGGCCGGAAGGCAGACTGCTGCTTACGACCGACTATTACAAAGACGCCGACGAACAGCTCTATTACGGAGGCGCCGGTGGACCTTTTCCGGTAGACTGGTATTTTTTTGATGAATCCAGCTTCCGTCGCCATATCCTCGGAGCAGAGGGATGGGAGATTGAGGGTGATCTGGATTTAAGTGTCAACTGGCCCGATACCGCCGAAAAAATGAAAGCCTATCATGGTTATCCCTACACATCGGTGGGTATTTGTTTAAGGAAAATTCCACCGGGAT
- a CDS encoding TIGR04290 family methyltransferase — protein sequence MTKGEQHIKRTVQERIEKFKPWFHNIHLPNGMQTAPDHFLGDFPKTMWSRLESIIPEDLTEKTVLDIGCNAGFYSLILARRGAQVIGIDSNDHYLEQARWVAGLFDMSDRILYRKMQVYDLRNLNVQFDIVLFMGVLYHLRYPLLGLDIVSRIVKSLMIFQSLSMPGNSKDVIITDADITHRDHMLEASWPKMAFIEHRFAGDPTNWWAPNASCMEAMLRSSGMRITGNPSPEIYVCEPDTEHPSCITTWDKEEFEAATAHTIDR from the coding sequence ATGACAAAAGGGGAGCAGCACATTAAGCGCACGGTACAAGAGCGGATTGAAAAATTCAAACCGTGGTTTCACAATATTCATCTTCCCAATGGAATGCAGACAGCACCCGATCATTTTTTGGGAGATTTTCCCAAAACCATGTGGTCCCGGTTAGAATCGATTATCCCCGAAGATCTCACCGAAAAAACAGTGCTGGATATCGGCTGCAATGCCGGGTTTTATTCACTGATACTTGCCCGACGGGGCGCTCAGGTTATCGGAATCGATTCAAATGATCATTACCTTGAGCAGGCTCGGTGGGTTGCCGGCCTTTTTGATATGTCTGACCGGATACTCTACCGGAAAATGCAGGTTTACGATCTTAGAAATCTTAACGTTCAATTCGATATCGTACTTTTTATGGGGGTGTTATATCACCTGCGATATCCGCTGCTTGGGCTCGACATTGTTTCCCGAATCGTTAAGTCACTGATGATTTTTCAATCCCTTTCCATGCCGGGAAACTCAAAAGACGTCATTATTACTGATGCCGATATTACCCATCGCGATCACATGCTCGAAGCCAGCTGGCCCAAGATGGCCTTTATCGAGCATCGGTTCGCAGGTGATCCTACCAACTGGTGGGCACCAAATGCTTCATGTATGGAAGCCATGTTGCGTTCCAGCGGCATGCGCATAACCGGTAATCCGTCACCGGAAATTTATGTGTGTGAGCCCGATACCGAACATCCCTCCTGCATCACAACATGGGACAAAGAAGAATTCGAAGCAGCAACAGCACATACAATAGATCGATAA
- a CDS encoding beta-xylosidase has protein sequence MIEAIKIWNEPNNLSHWDFHEDSGWEIFSEMVKSAARRLCRICPHIPLVLGGISPVDPNFMELMNDRGVLDVVDAVGVHGFPLDWNHWRLNDWPQKIVEIESVTSLPVWVTEAGVSSFGSDEIQVYGLKRTIELLKGRVDRVFWYSLLDLPPQWTATTRHQEKQGSSYYRHFYQGLVRADGTLKPAFHHFDPGFGICQWFSYEDPRLDTAVELFKRLEVKKIRTGISWADWHRPDAVQWFDRQMKALEPFDVSLTLCFTPPSRGRKPHHTSPPIVPEEFSWFADEIARRYIGRKSVSGQHRKVNISERRK, from the coding sequence ATGATTGAAGCGATAAAAATATGGAACGAACCGAATAATCTCTCTCACTGGGATTTCCATGAGGACTCCGGGTGGGAGATATTTTCAGAAATGGTAAAAAGTGCGGCTCGTAGGCTGTGCCGGATTTGTCCTCATATCCCTCTGGTTCTGGGGGGGATTTCACCTGTTGATCCTAATTTCATGGAATTGATGAATGATCGGGGGGTTCTTGATGTTGTCGATGCGGTAGGTGTCCATGGATTTCCCCTGGATTGGAACCATTGGCGATTAAACGATTGGCCGCAAAAAATAGTGGAAATTGAATCCGTAACATCATTACCGGTCTGGGTAACCGAGGCCGGCGTCTCCAGCTTTGGTTCGGATGAGATCCAGGTGTACGGATTGAAACGCACGATTGAACTGTTAAAGGGCCGGGTCGATCGGGTATTCTGGTACTCGCTTCTGGACCTTCCGCCGCAATGGACTGCCACAACGCGACATCAGGAGAAACAGGGAAGCTCCTATTACCGTCATTTTTACCAGGGACTGGTCAGGGCCGACGGTACTCTGAAACCGGCTTTTCACCATTTCGACCCCGGTTTTGGAATATGTCAATGGTTTTCCTATGAGGATCCCCGGTTGGATACGGCCGTGGAACTTTTCAAGCGCCTTGAAGTAAAAAAAATCAGAACCGGCATAAGCTGGGCCGATTGGCACCGCCCAGATGCTGTCCAATGGTTCGATCGTCAGATGAAAGCGCTTGAGCCTTTTGATGTTTCGCTGACTTTGTGTTTCACACCGCCTTCCCGAGGACGAAAGCCTCATCATACGAGTCCGCCGATTGTGCCCGAAGAATTTTCATGGTTTGCCGATGAAATCGCCCGGAGATATATCGGGAGGAAAAGCGTTTCCGGTCAACACCGCAAAGTAAACATCTCTGAACGGAGGAAATAA
- a CDS encoding beta-xylosidase, which yields MVDSVMIWNEPNNLAHWDYTLDPEWNIFAKMTIEAIQAIRTENPSLNIILGGISPVDPDFIANMKSKGVIDCVDGVGIHGFPYDWNHWTVNEWPQKITRIGEIAKKPVWVTEVGVSSFGAEDVQVIGMEQSAPLLKENASRTYWYSLLDLPRTWEAVAHQPEAQGNEYIRHFYMGLLREDATPKLAFYTFVNNADDMGICQWFHLNDQRMNLAVELLKKMDIQRVRTGLSWADSIYPGAYKWFDRQMKALENFETCITFCFTPSAHGIAPHHTSPPKTTGRFAEFCASMVKRYMC from the coding sequence ATGGTCGACTCGGTCATGATATGGAATGAACCGAATAACCTTGCTCACTGGGATTATACGCTCGATCCGGAGTGGAATATTTTTGCAAAAATGACAATCGAGGCGATTCAGGCTATCCGTACCGAAAATCCCTCCCTGAACATTATTCTTGGCGGCATATCCCCCGTCGATCCCGATTTTATTGCAAATATGAAGAGCAAAGGTGTTATTGACTGTGTAGATGGTGTCGGGATACATGGTTTTCCCTACGACTGGAACCACTGGACGGTCAATGAATGGCCCCAAAAAATTACCCGGATAGGAGAAATCGCCAAGAAACCGGTATGGGTCACCGAAGTCGGGGTTTCTTCATTCGGCGCAGAGGATGTTCAGGTAATAGGAATGGAGCAGTCTGCTCCGCTGCTGAAAGAAAATGCCTCACGTACCTACTGGTACAGTCTTTTGGACCTGCCCCGGACCTGGGAAGCCGTGGCGCATCAACCGGAAGCTCAGGGAAATGAATATATCAGACACTTTTACATGGGCCTGCTTCGAGAAGATGCAACACCTAAGCTGGCTTTTTACACTTTCGTTAATAATGCGGACGACATGGGAATATGTCAATGGTTTCATCTCAACGACCAGCGGATGAATCTGGCGGTAGAGTTATTGAAAAAGATGGATATACAAAGGGTGCGAACAGGACTGAGCTGGGCCGATAGCATCTATCCCGGAGCATATAAATGGTTCGACAGGCAGATGAAAGCGCTCGAAAACTTCGAAACCTGTATCACTTTCTGTTTTACTCCCTCAGCCCACGGCATAGCACCCCACCATACAAGTCCGCCGAAAACGACCGGCCGGTTTGCCGAGTTCTGCGCTTCCATGGTAAAACGCTACATGTGTTAA
- a CDS encoding phosphoglycerate mutase, which yields MSRFLLIRHCEADHIGNFVAGRMDGVHLNGKGRKQADALAERLRQVPMDAIITSPLERAFESAELLAESKRIFLQKNDALSEMDFGRWTGCEFEALKDEPQWKIFNSFRSGALVPGGESILQVQCRMVSTILEINTEKPDSTIALVSHADPIKTALIYFLGVPIDCMLRMTISPASVSVLDIGENGAVVQCINDVDGRLSVD from the coding sequence ATGAGCAGATTTTTACTGATCCGTCATTGTGAAGCCGATCATATCGGCAATTTTGTTGCCGGGAGAATGGATGGCGTCCATCTGAACGGCAAGGGGCGCAAGCAGGCAGACGCCCTTGCCGAACGTTTACGACAGGTCCCTATGGATGCAATCATAACAAGTCCTCTGGAACGGGCATTCGAGTCGGCGGAATTATTAGCCGAAAGCAAACGAATCTTTCTGCAAAAAAATGACGCACTCAGCGAAATGGATTTCGGCCGATGGACAGGGTGTGAGTTTGAGGCATTGAAAGATGAACCGCAATGGAAGATCTTTAATTCATTCCGAAGCGGCGCACTGGTTCCCGGCGGTGAATCGATTCTCCAGGTCCAGTGTCGTATGGTATCTACTATTCTGGAAATCAATACAGAAAAGCCCGATTCAACGATAGCGCTGGTGAGCCATGCCGACCCGATAAAAACCGCCCTGATCTATTTTCTTGGTGTGCCCATCGATTGCATGTTACGGATGACCATATCCCCGGCATCAGTCAGTGTACTCGATATCGGAGAAAATGGCGCGGTGGTGCAGTGTATTAATGATGTTGATGGGAGATTGAGTGTTGATTGA
- a CDS encoding DUF4235 domain-containing protein translates to MFGMKKSHNLKQKLIWLSLGAAVTGLAGLAGSAMAKRIWKIWRRSEPPEDAESSQTGWRDAVLWTALTSLFIGVAGVMFKRFAALGWKKTTGHNPPS, encoded by the coding sequence ATGTTTGGAATGAAAAAGAGTCACAATTTAAAACAGAAGCTGATATGGTTATCCCTTGGTGCTGCGGTGACCGGATTGGCGGGGCTGGCTGGAAGTGCCATGGCAAAAAGGATCTGGAAAATCTGGCGTCGTAGTGAACCGCCGGAGGATGCCGAGTCATCGCAGACCGGCTGGCGTGATGCTGTGCTCTGGACCGCGCTTACCAGTCTTTTTATCGGTGTTGCAGGGGTAATGTTCAAACGTTTTGCAGCATTAGGATGGAAAAAAACTACCGGTCACAATCCGCCATCGTGA
- a CDS encoding DUF2383 domain-containing protein translates to MEKNQIIDTLKSLMQLDVDASHAYDQAIKRVDESDADIKSQLEVYQGDHDRHVERLADLIRQQGEEPPKVSPDLSGFLIEGFTALRSMMGTDGALKAMEGNEKLTNKKYSNAHGLDLPQEIKTVIDENYDDEKRHLQYIQEKLSVYAR, encoded by the coding sequence ATGGAGAAAAATCAAATTATCGATACCCTCAAGTCTTTAATGCAGCTTGATGTCGATGCATCTCATGCTTACGACCAGGCGATCAAACGTGTCGACGAATCGGATGCCGATATTAAATCGCAGCTGGAAGTGTATCAGGGCGACCACGACCGCCATGTGGAGCGTCTTGCCGATTTGATCCGTCAACAGGGCGAAGAACCTCCCAAGGTGTCGCCGGACCTCAGTGGATTTTTAATCGAGGGATTTACGGCACTGCGAAGCATGATGGGTACCGATGGTGCACTGAAAGCCATGGAGGGCAATGAAAAACTGACAAATAAAAAATATTCCAATGCTCATGGACTGGATCTGCCTCAGGAGATTAAGACGGTTATCGATGAAAATTACGATGATGAAAAGCGGCATTTGCAATACATACAGGAAAAACTTTCGGTCTATGCCCGATGA
- a CDS encoding DUF3618 domain-containing protein, which translates to MAEQETKTLEQTPPAHHKYEWSARQDGRHKNSQEIEQDVDHTRHDMDTTLDALGNRLSPGHLIEYVYDYFQIPHDREHARKSAIELSNRIFQTIQENPFPSMLVGAGIGWIAWNMQPHDGRTGTEALHKGRHGIGKAFDTAKSTISSARESVEETIESARHGIGSAQAKTGEQADKFRERSEKFGTMAGKRREQTAEGYQRARDILQEYPLAAGVATMAAGIIAGLAFRPTHTEKRLMGEQAEKAKEKVTSQAKETAQKAEEATEKEMQKTEKSSENPPKQA; encoded by the coding sequence ATGGCTGAACAAGAAACGAAAACATTAGAGCAGACACCGCCGGCTCATCATAAGTATGAGTGGAGTGCGCGCCAGGACGGCAGACATAAAAATTCTCAGGAGATCGAGCAAGATGTCGACCATACACGTCATGACATGGATACGACGCTCGATGCACTCGGCAATCGTCTCAGCCCGGGACATCTTATAGAATATGTTTATGATTATTTCCAGATTCCCCATGATCGTGAACATGCCCGCAAGTCTGCAATTGAATTAAGCAACCGCATTTTTCAAACCATCCAGGAAAACCCCTTTCCCTCAATGCTTGTAGGCGCGGGTATCGGCTGGATTGCCTGGAATATGCAGCCCCATGACGGCCGCACCGGCACGGAAGCACTGCATAAGGGCAGGCATGGCATCGGCAAGGCCTTTGACACGGCCAAATCGACGATATCCTCGGCACGTGAATCGGTTGAAGAAACAATCGAATCGGCCCGTCACGGCATAGGATCGGCACAAGCCAAAACAGGTGAGCAGGCGGATAAATTCAGAGAACGTTCAGAGAAATTCGGCACCATGGCGGGCAAGCGGAGAGAACAGACCGCAGAGGGCTATCAAAGGGCCAGAGATATCCTGCAAGAGTATCCCCTTGCTGCAGGTGTCGCGACAATGGCTGCGGGTATTATCGCAGGCCTGGCATTCAGACCTACTCATACCGAAAAACGTCTCATGGGCGAACAAGCCGAAAAAGCTAAAGAAAAGGTAACATCCCAGGCCAAAGAAACTGCACAAAAGGCCGAAGAAGCGACTGAAAAAGAAATGCAGAAAACCGAAAAGAGCAGTGAGAATCCACCCAAACAGGCATAG
- a CDS encoding YihY family inner membrane protein, protein MEQTREATRQRRKGRTPPYREDGHGRRARRPEQIPDKGWRDIIMRVKNQIGEDNLSIVAAGVAFFAFLAIFPAIAALVSIYGLVVDPQIVQQQLQQVAGFFPAQSRQLISQMLQQIAAGSQQGLGWGLAISLLLALWGANKGTKALFTGINIVYNEHDDRGFIKQNALTLLFSLGGILLAVVSLALVVALPAILGILGLPLWGHIAARIFRWLLLTVVVLGGLSLLYRYAPDRNKPRWQWITWGSGIATVLWLVASWAFSFYVSNWGSYNKTYGSLAAVVILLLWFMLTSFTFLLGAEINSEMEAQTQEDTTVGPDKPIGERNALKADTVSESP, encoded by the coding sequence ATGGAGCAAACCAGAGAAGCGACCAGGCAGCGAAGGAAAGGGCGAACGCCGCCATACCGTGAAGACGGTCACGGGCGGCGAGCACGACGTCCGGAACAGATTCCAGATAAAGGCTGGCGGGATATTATCATGCGGGTAAAAAATCAGATTGGGGAAGACAATTTAAGCATTGTCGCGGCAGGGGTGGCATTTTTTGCTTTTCTTGCAATATTTCCGGCGATCGCCGCTCTCGTATCCATATATGGTCTTGTGGTGGATCCCCAGATTGTACAGCAACAGCTTCAGCAGGTTGCCGGTTTTTTTCCGGCCCAGAGTCGTCAGTTAATCTCGCAGATGCTTCAACAGATCGCGGCCGGTTCGCAGCAGGGCCTTGGGTGGGGACTGGCAATAAGCCTTCTCCTTGCATTATGGGGAGCGAATAAGGGAACAAAAGCACTGTTTACCGGAATTAATATCGTCTATAATGAACATGATGACCGGGGATTTATCAAGCAGAACGCACTGACCCTGCTCTTCTCACTCGGCGGAATTCTGCTTGCCGTTGTCAGCCTTGCTCTTGTCGTAGCTCTGCCTGCGATTCTTGGGATCCTGGGCCTTCCCCTGTGGGGACACATTGCCGCCCGGATATTTCGATGGCTTCTTTTAACCGTTGTGGTGCTGGGCGGGCTTTCATTGCTCTACCGGTATGCTCCCGACCGGAACAAACCACGGTGGCAATGGATCACCTGGGGCTCGGGTATTGCAACAGTTTTGTGGCTTGTGGCGTCATGGGCTTTTTCATTTTATGTTTCCAATTGGGGAAGCTATAATAAAACGTATGGCTCGCTTGCCGCAGTAGTTATTCTTCTTTTGTGGTTTATGCTTACCAGCTTTACCTTTCTTTTAGGCGCCGAGATTAATTCTGAAATGGAGGCACAGACACAGGAAGACACAACGGTCGGACCGGATAAACCCATAGGGGAACGAAATGCTCTCAAGGCAGATACGGTGAGTGAATCACCCTAA
- a CDS encoding DUF2892 domain-containing protein, producing MKNRVAEHTPPSINARIRRRIDVSVTYYAKHPDRIDTRLRELDNEWDIERLLEANAASLMLYGLLFGLVGRRYYLLLLPLVVAGFLLQHAIQGWCPPIVVFRRLGVRTKDEILLERYALRAIHGDLDPIFNNREREPSEKVGDVLNALEK from the coding sequence ATGAAAAACAGAGTTGCGGAACATACCCCGCCGTCAATTAATGCCCGAATACGTCGGAGAATCGATGTGTCGGTTACCTATTATGCAAAACATCCGGACCGTATCGATACACGGCTTCGTGAACTGGATAATGAATGGGATATCGAACGGTTACTTGAGGCCAATGCGGCGAGTTTAATGCTCTATGGTCTCTTGTTCGGGCTTGTCGGAAGACGGTATTATCTTTTACTGCTACCTCTTGTAGTCGCAGGCTTTTTACTTCAGCATGCAATTCAGGGTTGGTGTCCGCCGATTGTGGTATTTCGCCGCCTTGGCGTGCGGACAAAAGATGAAATCCTTCTGGAACGCTATGCCTTGCGGGCTATTCACGGGGACCTCGATCCTATATTCAATAATCGCGAACGGGAACCCTCTGAAAAAGTCGGCGATGTTCTAAATGCACTTGAAAAATGA
- a CDS encoding glucose 1-dehydrogenase, producing the protein MGGQFPKQQQPQPGKREPMEPKPQSISPQYKAADKLKGKMALITGGDSGIGRAVAVHFAREGADVAITYLNEHEDARDTQQEVERENRRCLTITGDVGNEDFCIKAVDYVLTTFGKLDILINNAGEQHACDDLTKVTSEQWERTFRTNIFAQYYITKAVLPHLQKGATIINSSSVTAYQGHPKLIDYASTKGAIIAFTRSMAINLSGRGIRVNAVAPGPIWTPLIPASFSEQKVESFGSGTAMERAGQPSEVAPCYVFLASSDSSYITGQTLHPNGGRIING; encoded by the coding sequence ATGGGAGGTCAGTTTCCAAAACAGCAGCAGCCGCAGCCGGGCAAGCGCGAACCTATGGAACCCAAGCCGCAATCAATCTCACCCCAATACAAAGCGGCGGATAAACTGAAAGGCAAAATGGCGCTGATTACCGGTGGCGACAGTGGAATCGGCAGAGCGGTGGCGGTCCATTTTGCCCGTGAAGGCGCCGATGTTGCAATTACCTATCTTAACGAACACGAAGATGCCCGTGATACGCAACAGGAAGTCGAACGGGAAAACCGACGGTGCTTAACCATAACCGGTGATGTGGGCAATGAAGACTTTTGTATCAAAGCGGTCGACTATGTTTTGACTACCTTTGGAAAACTCGATATCCTTATCAACAATGCCGGTGAGCAGCATGCCTGTGACGACCTTACCAAGGTGACAAGCGAGCAGTGGGAACGCACTTTCCGCACCAATATATTCGCTCAGTACTACATCACCAAAGCAGTACTTCCCCATCTCCAGAAAGGTGCAACGATTATAAACTCATCCTCGGTAACCGCTTACCAGGGCCATCCCAAACTTATCGATTATGCTTCAACAAAAGGCGCGATTATTGCATTCACCCGGTCGATGGCTATTAATCTCAGTGGAAGAGGTATCAGAGTGAATGCCGTTGCTCCCGGGCCGATCTGGACACCTCTCATACCGGCAAGTTTCAGCGAGCAAAAAGTTGAATCATTCGGCAGCGGAACCGCAATGGAACGGGCGGGTCAACCTTCTGAAGTGGCCCCCTGTTATGTCTTTCTTGCCTCATCGGATTCATCATACATCACCGGACAAACACTCCATCCCAACGGCGGGAGGATTATCAATGGTTAG
- a CDS encoding AI-2E family transporter, producing MIVNNCNIHAIRNMPWHCICIMLMYILIDSKLNMHSGKGERLMAQTGKKENTNKLPPQHKAARPHSKPVLKDRDVPEHMNRFTILVLLIISIVAFLPFVAIFFVPLVLAATFATIFYGFYRIIYKRLWHQPVLSAFICCIILIIGMLIPAYVLVQLVVNQAIDLYEQVAPTIRGAFQDDVQYEWLQLIRRLPFGRWLIDQVDWRAIVNSIGSTLTSLGTTILNRTSAGVFGFVANLLITFFILFYFFIDGKRLVSYVKHLLPIRDEYKERIVSNFLLISRATVRGTLIIGLAQGSLGALTLLIFGVDTWIFWGFIMLILSIIPMVGPPIVLIPAGFIQVMKGDIWQGIGIIISSLLVVSSVDNVLRPRVVGSGARMHDLMIFISTLGGLSIFGVMGFIVGPAIASFFVAVVNIYRQEFEPQLGKFDPSG from the coding sequence ATGATTGTAAATAATTGCAATATTCATGCCATCCGGAATATGCCATGGCATTGCATTTGCATTATGTTGATGTACATCTTAATAGACTCGAAACTGAATATGCACTCAGGCAAAGGGGAACGCTTAATGGCACAAACCGGAAAAAAAGAGAATACAAATAAATTACCGCCCCAGCACAAAGCAGCCCGGCCCCACTCAAAACCGGTATTAAAAGACCGGGATGTCCCCGAACACATGAACCGCTTCACCATCCTGGTTCTCTTAATAATCTCCATTGTTGCATTTTTGCCCTTTGTGGCCATATTTTTTGTGCCCCTTGTTCTCGCTGCGACGTTCGCGACCATTTTCTACGGCTTTTATCGGATAATTTATAAGCGACTCTGGCATCAACCGGTGCTCAGTGCCTTTATCTGCTGCATAATTTTGATAATCGGTATGCTTATTCCTGCCTATGTGCTGGTGCAGCTGGTGGTAAACCAGGCGATCGACCTTTACGAACAGGTTGCCCCGACCATCAGGGGTGCTTTTCAGGACGACGTACAGTATGAATGGCTGCAATTAATCCGGCGATTGCCTTTTGGACGATGGCTGATCGATCAGGTCGATTGGAGAGCAATAGTAAACTCAATAGGCTCCACCCTGACTTCACTGGGCACGACAATTCTGAATCGTACCTCTGCCGGAGTATTCGGTTTTGTTGCAAATTTGCTTATCACCTTTTTTATTCTCTTTTATTTTTTCATTGACGGCAAACGACTGGTCTCATACGTAAAGCATCTGCTGCCGATCAGGGATGAATACAAAGAGCGTATCGTGTCGAATTTTCTTTTGATCTCAAGGGCCACTGTCCGTGGTACGTTAATAATCGGACTGGCACAGGGATCCCTCGGCGCCCTGACACTTCTGATTTTCGGGGTCGATACCTGGATTTTCTGGGGATTCATAATGCTCATATTGTCGATAATACCCATGGTCGGACCGCCGATTGTATTGATTCCCGCGGGATTTATTCAAGTCATGAAAGGCGATATATGGCAGGGGATCGGGATCATTATATCGAGCCTTCTGGTCGTATCGAGTGTGGATAACGTGCTTCGCCCCAGAGTCGTCGGAAGCGGTGCGCGTATGCACGATCTGATGATATTCATTTCAACGCTCGGCGGACTCAGCATATTCGGAGTCATGGGCTTTATCGTGGGACCGGCAATAGCTTCATTTTTTGTGGCCGTCGTGAACATCTACCGTCAGGAGTTCGAGCCCCAGCTTGGAAAGTTCGATCCGTCGGGATAG
- a CDS encoding phage holin family protein has product METILKILLLALAVFAVAKLLPAIHVKSFGVALLVAVVYSVINFLLGWLLFILALPLIIITFGLFKLIINAFLLWITDKLIPGFEIKGFGWTIIAALLITLADSALRWMIL; this is encoded by the coding sequence ATGGAAACCATTCTTAAAATTCTTCTTCTTGCCCTAGCGGTATTTGCCGTTGCAAAGCTGCTTCCCGCGATTCATGTCAAAAGTTTCGGCGTCGCACTTCTTGTTGCTGTCGTGTACAGTGTCATCAACTTTCTTTTAGGATGGCTTCTTTTCATTCTTGCTCTTCCACTCATTATCATAACGTTCGGCCTTTTCAAACTGATTATCAACGCATTTCTTCTCTGGATCACCGACAAACTCATCCCCGGATTCGAAATCAAAGGCTTTGGCTGGACTATCATAGCAGCCCTCCTGATCACCCTGGCCGACAGCGCTCTGCGATGGATGATATTGTAA
- a CDS encoding CHAP domain-containing protein — MRIFAQMRWQYFFFVVLFHVPALLSRPGINLKGAVVNQALMPVKGLTVMLVGGNVRDTTNERGEFVLHRPPTSPGEQRLAGAFPVRDNRGAIQTIALTPSSPSGYAPLAVSNPCDSLRFERSGKRIASAVLAEYNGEIYVILDIVPEEIVSIAASELGDRPNGIGTELDREPYALGHYLGFREAWCSEFVSWAYNVAGFPLTEGSQGGWLHRSSRSLKRWFTRNARFVPRTDPYWESNAPSPGDYIRYDNAMGGHSGIVEAIRGSTLYTIEGNVKNRVVRRKISNWRDREDIDGFGLRSRAHENVTVYSR; from the coding sequence TTGAGAATTTTCGCGCAGATGCGCTGGCAGTATTTCTTTTTTGTCGTTCTCTTTCATGTTCCTGCACTTTTAAGCCGTCCGGGCATCAATCTGAAGGGTGCGGTTGTCAACCAGGCACTCATGCCGGTTAAGGGCTTAACGGTAATGCTGGTCGGCGGGAATGTCCGGGATACCACCAATGAAAGAGGTGAATTTGTTCTCCATCGTCCACCGACATCCCCGGGAGAACAGCGCTTAGCCGGAGCCTTTCCGGTACGTGACAACCGGGGCGCCATTCAAACCATAGCCCTGACACCATCATCACCATCCGGCTATGCTCCCCTTGCTGTTTCGAATCCCTGCGACAGTTTGCGGTTCGAACGTTCGGGAAAGCGTATCGCCTCGGCAGTACTCGCCGAATATAATGGCGAGATATATGTCATACTCGATATCGTGCCCGAGGAAATCGTGAGCATTGCAGCATCGGAACTCGGGGATCGGCCCAATGGCATTGGTACGGAGCTGGACAGAGAACCCTATGCGTTGGGACACTATCTTGGATTCAGGGAAGCCTGGTGTTCTGAGTTTGTCTCATGGGCATATAATGTCGCCGGCTTTCCGCTTACCGAAGGCTCGCAGGGTGGATGGCTTCACCGAAGCTCCCGTTCTCTGAAACGATGGTTTACCCGCAACGCGCGCTTTGTACCGCGTACCGATCCTTACTGGGAATCGAACGCCCCCTCGCCGGGCGATTATATCCGTTACGATAATGCCATGGGGGGACACAGTGGAATTGTAGAAGCGATACGGGGCTCGACACTCTATACCATTGAAGGCAATGTAAAAAACCGTGTTGTGCGGCGTAAAATTAGCAACTGGCGGGACCGTGAGGATATCGACGGTTTCGGATTGCGAAGCCGGGCACATGAGAATGTGACAGTGTACAGTCGCTGA